Below is a window of Brassica napus cultivar Da-Ae chromosome A5, Da-Ae, whole genome shotgun sequence DNA.
TTATCTTTCTGTTTTATTACTTCCAAAAGTCTTGCCAAAAAATTAATCTCCCTTCTAACAAATTCTAACTATCATCCACAAGaccaaatacattaaaaaaattgcagGTATAATAGAGTTGGTCAAACCAAGCCTCTTTAAACCAGGTGAGCTAAAAGTTCCAGTGCTTTATCCATCAAACCTTTATCACACAACCTACAAATAACTTCCTCTGTTCTCGATCTCTTAACAACCAAGTTCCTGCTAAAAGCTTCCTCCAATAAACCCTGAGCATAACCAACATCGTCTACTTCAACAAACCCACCAATCATAATATCATACGTGTGACTGTTCCTATCAACCCCATCCCTCTCCATCTCTTCCCAAACACTCTTCGCTCGACTCATATCCCCACCCTTAACCAACCCCTTTATCAATATATTATACGTAACCACATTAGCCTCACAACCTAGCTTCTCCATACAAGCCATCATCTTAACCGCGCCGTCGATATCATTCTGCTTGCATAACCCGTTGATATACACATTGTAAGTATAAACATCAGGAGCCAAACCCAACAAGAGCAGCTCATCAAACAACTTGTCTGCTCTCGAGTAATCCTCATCCGCGATAACTCCTTGCAGTATAATCGTGTAGCAAACGAGATCAGGCTCTATTCGATCACATTTCATCTGGTTCAACACGCTCACAACCTCTTTCCCTCTTCCTCCTTCCACCAAGAACTTTAATACCACCGTGTAATCGCGCAAATCAGGCGAAAACCGAATCTTTCTGAGCTCTTCGACATATCCAATGACGTCGAAACATTTAGAGTCCTTGTGTTTACAAACAGAACTCAACAGCTTAGAGTATAAACTCGGATCAACGATATAGCTTTCGTCACTCATGTACTTCACTAACTCACCAGCACAATCCACCTCACCGATCTTACACAAAGCATCAACCAATATCTCGAAAGTAGATTCCTCTAACCTCACTCCCATTCCACTAGCTTTCACCAAAACCTCGGGAACCATCACAAGACTCTCTCTACTTCTAACGAGAACCGTGAGGAGAGCGTTTAGCGTGTAAGCAGAAGGCACGCACCTGAACTTGGGGATCTTGAAGAAGACTTCGATCGCTTCTTGGATCTTTCCGGAGAGCCCGTAAGCAAAGATGACGTCTTTGAATAAGTGTTCGGGCGTTTCGAACTTCTCGGAGGTTTCGAGGTGGTTGAGAACAGAGGCGATGCTCTCGAGGTTTGAGGATTTGGCTAGGGTTCTGACGACGAGTCTGTAAGCTTGTGGGGTGGGTTTGCAGTTGTGGATGTGGAATGAGTTTGTGAGTGTTTGTATAACGGAACCGTTTGAGGTTGGATTTGAGACGAGAGTGGTTCTTAGTTGTTCCATTGCGTGTTTGTGCTTGAGAGTTTCGTTCCATTTCGTTTGGAAGGAGGAGTGAGGGATCTTTCGGTACTTTCGAAGGAAGTTTGACATTCGATGCCATGATGATGATCTTGTCATGGTGTGGATGAGTTCGAGGGTCGGCGTCGATTAGGATGTTCAGACCGGAACTCTGGAAGCTATGGAAGACATGTCGTTTCAGTCAAACTGTTAAACTATGGAAAATTTGCAACATTAGCCAtcaatgtttttataattaagaaatggactaatcaaaacaaatttGCAATAATAACCTAACATTTGAGGatcaaaaacaattttattttaaagtaatttaaaaaatcttttttatgtACGTTATTTCTTAAATAggaatttattattaatatttcaatTCGTTATGTCCAAAGTCCAATATTACTATGGCTTCAGAGTTGAGGAAAGACGAATGTTTTTGTAACGTCAGGTCCACTTTTACATTTACGTATGTGATCGAACTCGTGTGATATATTGTTTTCTCATTTGGACACTGCGTGGCTTAGCAGATACTGCGTGAACTCACAATAGGTTTCTTTAGATATTATTCTACGCAAGCTTGATCCACATCTCCGCATCCACTTCTCCTTACTCATGGTTTTCATGAGCGTTGTTGCCACAGCTTAAACCACTTTAGTCCTGACAAGCAGTTTACTTTCAGTTCAGCCACTTTACTCAATACAgccgttataatttttttcttttctcgaCCATCGGAACAACCGTTGAACCATCTTACCATCCAcctaatctcttttttttttctcgaccATCCTTCCAATTTCCTCGACCAAtatctctatcttttttttttcagcgacCAATATCTCTATCTTACACCATATTTGACTTAATTTGGCTCCCTTGAGCTGACTCTGGCCACCTGGATCACACATTTCAACTATCTCGACCACGAAGTCAGCTGTTctggaaacattttttttaaacaatgttCTGGATACATTTCCACAGaccatttataaattttcttggAGCATTTTTTCCAATCCTATGTCTTACCTTGGTCATTTCTAGTTCATAGCTCGACAATTTTTGGGAATAACTAGATattgatgataattataaaataattttacagaAGCATAAttgtatttatagataataGTCTCTAAATATTGAATAgctatataaattttgtaattgtttttttctgtttacaatactctttttttttttgagaaagggttTGCTTGTTTACAAATACTCCGGtgaattttatcatatttttgaaaaattaacagtttttggaaaaaattagCAAAAAAGCAAATATATATGCTCATATTAGCATATTCTACTTTTcaactattaaattttaaaaagaattgtAACTTTTCCTTCTCTCTAATAATGATGGATATTTATTTCTGTTATTATTCATGAAAAACAGATTTGGATAATCGTATGCAATTCACAggttcttttatttttggttggaatacattttcaaagttataaaatttatgttataacttccttttcatctttatcaaAGTGGCACCGACTTGAATCTACGTGTCGTCAATATCTAAATAATTTGTATCCCAACTTTTGTTATATACTTTCAAAAACCTTTTGTATACACTTTGCTTGGCTGGGTTTCAACACGTAACCGTATAAATAATTaaccatataaataaataaatatatcagaTCACATTACAACAATGAACAACATATAAAAAGCGACGTAATGACACAGAAAAACAGCATTAAAAGCCGCATTATCCAGTATCCACCTATAATTATCAGACTTTTCACGTTGACCACATTATACAATCGCGTGGCGTCACGCGCCAAAGAGGAGCGTGGAGCGAGAGGTTGGCCGTCCTTCAAAATATAAGAtcagaaaaacaaataaataaaagatttttctttttcttatttttcttcttcttccttcctcCTTAGATAGAAAAGCAAAGATTCCCGCTGactccgtctctctctctctctctctgcgcTGGAAAAAAAGATAGAAGCCGCAGATTATTCGTCTCCTCTCTCTCGGCGAAGGTATGGCGTCGTCTTCAGCTTCGGCTACGGTGGCGGTTGATAAAGCAACGAGCGATCTTCTTCTAGGTCCTGATTGGACCACCAACATGGAAATCTGCGATTCCGTCAATTCTCTTCACTGGTAAAACTTTTGATCTTCGCTTTCGATTTAAGTGTTAGGATTCTGGAACTGTTTGATTGTTCTTCGGTAGAATTAGATTATGGTTTGGGTTGATTACCTAGGGGGCCGGTCCTAGGCATAGCCAGATGAAACATCCTTCTTGGTCCCTAGGTTAATATGCATAGAGGAGAAGCCCTGTAAATCCCAGGTCCGGTCCAGGGCCGGCCCTGTAAATCCCAGGTTCGGTCCAGGGCCGGCCGGTCCGGTCCAGAGCCGGCTTGTAAATCTCAGGTCCGGTCCAGGGCCGGCCCTGTAAATCTCAGAATCTCAGGTCCGGCTGGGCTGGCCCTATAAATTGCAGGTCCGGTTCAGGGTCGGCCCTGTAAATCCCAGGTCTGGTCCAGGACCGGCCCTGTAAATCCCAGGTCCGGTCCAGGGCCGTCCCAGTGTTCTAAAAGTAGGTCTAGGATTCCGCCTAAACAATAATTCTCTATAAGGCGCCTAACCACTTAGGCGCCTAGCTAGCAATTTTAGAACATTGATTGTTTTTTTGCTAGAATTTGATTTGATTATCTACAATCAGGGCCTAGGTATAGCTATAATCTAGATGATACCTTTGCCTTGGTCTCCGAAATTTAATTGGTTAATATGTACTATAGAGGTGTGGacttaattaagaaaaaaatatatgtattgatCATGTAGTTCCAGTGCACAATCATTGATTGTACTGATTGCTCTACGCTAGAATTATCTGCAATTGACGTTTTTGTGCCTATTGACTTGCTCAGGCAAGCGAAGGATGTGGTTAAAGCTTTGAAAAAGAGGCTGCAACATAAGAGCCCGAGAGTTCAGCAACTTGCACTCACGGTATTGTGACTAGGGACCTTTTGTTCTTTGGCTAGTTATTTTGTTTGGACTCTTTTTGACTCTCTTTTGTGTTAGCTTTTGGAGGCGTTGGTGAAGAACTGTGGAGATTACTTGCACCATCAAGTTGCAGAGAAGAACATATTGGGGGAAAT
It encodes the following:
- the LOC106450951 gene encoding pentatricopeptide repeat-containing protein At2g38420, mitochondrial-like, with amino-acid sequence MTRSSSWHRMSNFLRKYRKIPHSSFQTKWNETLKHKHAMEQLRTTLVSNPTSNGSVIQTLTNSFHIHNCKPTPQAYRLVVRTLAKSSNLESIASVLNHLETSEKFETPEHLFKDVIFAYGLSGKIQEAIEVFFKIPKFRCVPSAYTLNALLTVLVRSRESLVMVPEVLVKASGMGVRLEESTFEILVDALCKIGEVDCAGELVKYMSDESYIVDPSLYSKLLSSVCKHKDSKCFDVIGYVEELRKIRFSPDLRDYTVVLKFLVEGGRGKEVVSVLNQMKCDRIEPDLVCYTIILQGVIADEDYSRADKLFDELLLLGLAPDVYTYNVYINGLCKQNDIDGAVKMMACMEKLGCEANVVTYNILIKGLVKGGDMSRAKSVWEEMERDGVDRNSHTYDIMIGGFVEVDDVGYAQGLLEEAFSRNLVVKRSRTEEVICRLCDKGLMDKALELLAHLV